In Alkalihalobacillus sp. TS-13, the following are encoded in one genomic region:
- a CDS encoding enoyl-CoA hydratase, giving the protein MEYLSYSKENHICTILLQHAPANALCSPMIKELNSVFDELEADTDVKTIVIRGEGRFFSAGADIKEFTTVEDADGFSELGAFGQQVFDRIEQFSKPVIAAVHGAALGGGLELAMSCHMRIVTENTKLGLPELQLGLVPGFAGSQRLPHYVGAAKATEILLTSEPISGSEAHRLGLANHVVSDDDLLDKAYEIAGKAAGKSAVAVDLALKLVDYARKGEYEAGAKKETEFFGKAFASHDGQEGIQAFIEKRKPEFKDR; this is encoded by the coding sequence TTGGAGTATTTATCCTATTCGAAGGAAAACCACATTTGCACGATCTTATTGCAACACGCACCCGCCAATGCACTTTGTTCCCCGATGATCAAAGAACTGAATTCCGTTTTTGATGAATTGGAAGCGGATACAGATGTAAAAACGATCGTCATCCGCGGGGAAGGAAGATTCTTTTCAGCAGGTGCGGATATTAAGGAATTTACGACCGTAGAAGATGCGGATGGATTCTCTGAACTCGGTGCTTTCGGACAACAGGTGTTTGATCGGATCGAACAATTTTCGAAACCTGTCATAGCCGCTGTACACGGTGCCGCACTTGGCGGTGGCCTTGAACTGGCGATGTCATGCCACATGCGTATTGTGACAGAAAATACAAAATTAGGATTGCCGGAACTACAGCTTGGCTTGGTGCCAGGATTTGCTGGATCGCAACGACTTCCGCATTATGTCGGAGCTGCTAAGGCGACTGAAATTCTATTGACGAGCGAACCGATATCCGGTTCCGAAGCACATCGTTTAGGTCTGGCGAATCACGTTGTTTCAGATGATGATCTCCTGGATAAAGCCTATGAGATAGCTGGAAAAGCTGCAGGGAAAAGCGCTGTTGCGGTAGATTTAGCATTGAAACTCGTTGATTATGCGAGAAAAGGTGAATATGAAGCTGGAGCAAAAAAAGAAACTGAATTCTTCGGTAAAGCATTTGCTTCTCATGATGGACAAGAGGGCATTCAAGCTTTTATAGAAAAACGTAAACCAGAATTTAAAGACCGTTAA
- a CDS encoding TetR/AcrR family transcriptional regulator, which yields MTVKRKGPKYEKIIDAAVTVIAKHGYHQSQISKIAREAGVADGTIYLYFKNKEDLLISLFREKMGRFIDTTIDEIEQQHSVEDKLLTLIEMHFKQLSVDHELAIVTQLELRQTNRELRAKIGEVLKRYLELVDSLIYEGIDEKVFHPDLDIRIVRQMIFGTIDETTTSWVMNDHRFDLTALAKPVHDLLINGFRYRSS from the coding sequence ATGACCGTAAAACGAAAAGGACCAAAATATGAAAAGATAATTGATGCAGCTGTAACGGTCATAGCAAAACATGGCTATCACCAATCGCAGATTTCTAAGATCGCACGTGAAGCTGGTGTGGCCGATGGAACCATCTATCTTTATTTCAAAAATAAAGAGGATCTGCTTATCTCTTTGTTTCGTGAAAAGATGGGACGTTTTATCGACACGACAATAGATGAAATTGAACAGCAGCATTCTGTTGAAGATAAGCTGTTAACGTTGATTGAAATGCACTTCAAGCAGCTATCTGTGGACCATGAACTTGCAATCGTCACCCAGTTGGAGCTCCGTCAGACGAATCGGGAACTTCGGGCTAAAATCGGTGAAGTACTTAAAAGGTACCTTGAACTTGTCGATTCGCTCATCTATGAAGGGATTGACGAGAAAGTTTTCCATCCTGATCTTGATATCCGGATCGTCAGGCAGATGATCTTCGGTACCATTGATGAAACGACTACGAGTTGGGTAATGAATGACCATAGGTTTGATTTGACAGCGCTTGCAAAGCCAGTCCACGATTTATTGATTAATGGCTTTCGTTATAGATCAAGTTAG